In the genome of Flaviflexus ciconiae, one region contains:
- a CDS encoding ABC transporter permease: MTVLAQTRFETATILRNGEQALLNIIIPVAALIVLTNVSFSPSGAMDVDMAFASSLALAWASTGFTSQAIAVAFDRRWGVLRMLATTPLGPKGLFAGKLGAIAIVALIQAAVLAIVGAFLGLGFTVGVLLPGLAFMVLGLAAFLGLGLLIGGTLKPEAVLALANTLWIVMAGLGAIIIPASEYPSWWGAIVEFTPPGALGEGLRNLGSGEPIIKHILVLGGWAVGGGLLAASRFRWDTK; the protein is encoded by the coding sequence GTGACCGTCCTAGCCCAGACCCGCTTTGAAACGGCGACGATACTCCGGAACGGCGAGCAGGCACTGCTCAACATCATCATTCCCGTCGCGGCACTCATCGTTCTCACGAACGTGTCGTTCAGCCCGTCGGGAGCCATGGATGTTGACATGGCGTTCGCATCCTCGCTGGCCCTCGCCTGGGCATCAACCGGTTTCACCTCGCAAGCCATTGCCGTCGCCTTCGACCGCAGGTGGGGCGTGCTCCGCATGCTGGCAACCACGCCACTCGGCCCGAAAGGTCTCTTCGCAGGCAAGCTCGGTGCCATCGCCATCGTTGCTCTCATCCAGGCCGCCGTGCTCGCGATTGTCGGAGCATTCCTGGGCCTTGGCTTCACTGTCGGCGTACTTCTGCCCGGACTCGCATTCATGGTGCTGGGCCTCGCCGCATTCCTCGGGCTCGGCCTCCTCATCGGGGGCACCCTCAAGCCCGAAGCCGTTCTCGCCCTTGCGAACACCCTGTGGATCGTCATGGCGGGTCTTGGCGCAATCATCATCCCAGCATCCGAGTACCCGTCCTGGTGGGGTGCGATCGTTGAGTTCACTCCGCCCGGCGCCCTTGGTGAGGGACTTCGCAACCTCGGTTCGGGCGAACCCATTATTAAACACATCCTTGTTCTGGGAGGATGGGCAGTGGGCGGGGGCCTACTTGCTGCCTCCCGCTTCCGCTGGGACACGAAGTAG
- a CDS encoding ABC transporter ATP-binding protein, with protein MIESALEVQNLTMSYGDKTVVDDVSFSVARGTIAAILGPNGAGKTTTIESCEGLRTPVSGTISLLGLDRVAGDAEIRRRVGVMLQDGGLPQAPTAAAVLSHISKLHRNTRDVRELLDLLELTDHSKTKVRHLSGGQRQRLSLACALVGNPDLVFLDEPSAGMDPASRRTLHGMIRNLAASGTTVVLTTHLMDEAETLADQVIVMRDGTIIADGPASELLGGRSMWIEGAHAETLRQILSPDLPGYEFLGRGDQLEIFGKNPATPGDLAKVAAALDRHAINTVSVSLRPRSLEDLYFDLVEVQ; from the coding sequence ATGATCGAGTCCGCGCTCGAGGTCCAGAACCTCACGATGTCCTATGGAGACAAGACCGTCGTCGATGATGTTTCGTTCTCCGTTGCCCGCGGGACGATAGCGGCAATACTCGGACCGAACGGAGCCGGCAAGACCACCACGATCGAGAGTTGCGAGGGTTTGCGCACCCCCGTCTCGGGCACCATCTCTCTGCTTGGGCTGGATCGCGTCGCAGGCGATGCGGAGATCCGGAGGCGCGTCGGGGTCATGCTTCAGGACGGCGGCCTACCCCAGGCTCCCACCGCCGCTGCCGTGCTTTCCCACATCTCCAAACTTCATCGAAACACCAGGGACGTCCGCGAGCTCTTAGACCTGCTTGAACTCACCGATCATTCCAAAACAAAGGTCCGGCACCTGTCCGGCGGGCAGCGCCAACGCCTGTCGCTCGCATGTGCCCTGGTGGGAAATCCGGATTTGGTATTCCTCGATGAGCCCTCTGCCGGCATGGACCCGGCCTCCCGCCGCACCCTCCACGGCATGATCAGAAACCTCGCCGCATCGGGTACCACGGTGGTTCTCACCACCCACCTCATGGACGAGGCGGAGACCCTTGCCGATCAGGTGATCGTCATGAGGGACGGAACGATCATTGCCGATGGTCCCGCAAGCGAACTCCTCGGTGGTCGTTCCATGTGGATCGAGGGAGCTCATGCGGAAACGCTGCGGCAGATCCTCTCCCCCGATTTGCCGGGCTACGAGTTCCTCGGCAGGGGCGACCAGCTGGAGATCTTCGGTAAGAACCCCGCAACCCCTGGCGATCTTGCGAAGGTTGCGGCCGCTCTCGATCGTCATGCCATCAACACGGTGAGTGTTTCCCTGCGTCCCCGGTCGCTCGAGGACCTGTACTTCGATCTCGTGGAGGTCCAGTGA
- a CDS encoding helix-turn-helix transcriptional regulator, which produces MAEAQEPESGTRETILQLIVERGPITAASLAKILYLTPAAVRRHIGVLEEDHLIEVHEIAASTKARRGRPARHYVATSDGHSKLDNAYSDLASEALDFIRQEMGEEKIEAFASRRTDDLEERYAAELEKAGDDPATRAKALVKKLSDDGYAASLRAVGPRGYALQLCQGHCPVQEVAGQFPELCEAETQAFSRLLGVHVQRLATLAGGDHVCTTHIPLLIPSRSAGTPSRESATEGNQ; this is translated from the coding sequence ATGGCGGAAGCGCAGGAACCAGAATCCGGAACGCGGGAAACCATCCTTCAGCTCATTGTCGAGCGGGGCCCGATAACGGCCGCGAGCCTGGCGAAGATCCTTTATCTTACACCGGCTGCGGTGCGACGCCACATTGGCGTCCTGGAAGAAGATCACCTTATTGAGGTCCACGAGATTGCGGCCTCGACGAAAGCGCGGCGAGGACGGCCGGCGCGCCACTATGTGGCAACATCCGACGGTCACTCGAAGCTCGATAACGCCTATTCCGATCTAGCGTCCGAAGCCCTGGATTTCATTCGCCAGGAGATGGGCGAGGAGAAGATCGAGGCTTTTGCTAGCCGGCGTACGGACGACCTTGAGGAACGCTACGCCGCCGAACTAGAGAAGGCTGGGGATGACCCCGCGACGCGTGCGAAGGCGCTCGTCAAGAAGCTGTCAGATGATGGCTACGCGGCTTCACTGAGGGCGGTGGGACCGAGGGGATATGCGCTTCAGCTATGCCAGGGTCACTGCCCGGTGCAGGAAGTTGCCGGTCAATTCCCGGAGCTCTGCGAGGCTGAGACGCAGGCTTTCTCGAGACTGCTTGGCGTTCACGTCCAAAGACTCGCTACCCTAGCGGGCGGGGACCACGTTTGTACCACCCATATACCACTGCTGATCCCATCCCGCTCCGCGGGAACACCATCGCGTGAAAGCGCAACGGAAGGAAATCAATGA
- the sufB gene encoding Fe-S cluster assembly protein SufB, translated as MTQTRPEAGVGEPMTQEETIASIGNYKFGWHDSDEAGANARRGLNEDVVRSISEMKDEPEWMLERRLKALKLFDKKPLPMWGADLTDIDFDQIKYFVRSTEKQATSWEDLPEDIKETYDRLGIPEAEKQRLVAGVAAQYESEVVYHQIREDLEQQGVIFLDTDTALKEHPELFEEYFGTVIPAGDNKFASLNTAVWSGGSFVYVPPGVHVDIPLQAYFRINTENMGQFERTLIIADEGSYVHYVEGCTAPIYKSDSLHSAVVEIIVKKDARVRYTTIQNWSNNVYNLVTKRTTVEEGGTMEWIDGNIGSKVTMKYPAVYLMGEHARGETLSIAFAGADQHQDTGSKMVHMAPYTSSSIVSKSVARGGGRASYRGLVQVMPEAEHSKSTVLCDALLVDTESRSDTYPYVDVRVDDVEMGHEATVSKVSEDQLFYLMSRGMPEAEAMAMIVRGFVEPIARELPMEYALELNRLIELQMEGAVG; from the coding sequence ATGACACAGACACGGCCAGAAGCCGGTGTCGGCGAGCCGATGACACAGGAAGAGACCATCGCTTCGATTGGTAACTACAAGTTCGGCTGGCATGACTCTGATGAAGCGGGTGCTAATGCACGCCGCGGTCTGAACGAGGATGTCGTTCGGAGCATCTCCGAGATGAAGGACGAGCCCGAGTGGATGCTTGAGCGCCGTCTCAAGGCACTCAAGCTGTTCGACAAGAAGCCGCTCCCCATGTGGGGTGCTGACCTGACCGATATTGACTTCGATCAGATCAAGTACTTCGTCCGCTCGACAGAGAAGCAGGCTACCTCCTGGGAAGACCTTCCCGAGGACATCAAGGAGACCTACGATCGTCTCGGTATTCCCGAGGCTGAGAAGCAGCGTCTCGTTGCGGGTGTCGCAGCTCAGTACGAGTCAGAGGTTGTCTACCACCAGATCCGTGAGGACCTTGAGCAGCAGGGTGTCATCTTCCTTGATACCGACACCGCTCTGAAGGAGCACCCCGAGCTGTTCGAAGAGTACTTCGGCACCGTTATCCCCGCGGGCGACAACAAGTTCGCTTCGCTGAACACGGCTGTGTGGTCGGGTGGCTCGTTCGTCTACGTTCCGCCGGGCGTTCACGTCGACATCCCGCTCCAGGCCTACTTCCGTATCAACACGGAAAACATGGGTCAGTTCGAGCGCACGCTCATTATCGCCGATGAGGGCTCCTACGTTCACTACGTCGAGGGTTGCACGGCCCCGATCTACAAGTCGGACTCCCTGCACTCGGCAGTTGTTGAGATCATCGTGAAGAAGGACGCTCGCGTCCGTTACACGACGATCCAGAACTGGTCGAACAACGTCTACAACCTCGTCACCAAGCGCACGACGGTTGAAGAGGGCGGCACCATGGAGTGGATCGATGGCAACATCGGCTCCAAGGTCACCATGAAGTACCCGGCCGTCTACCTCATGGGCGAGCACGCCCGCGGTGAGACCCTGTCGATCGCGTTCGCCGGTGCCGATCAGCACCAGGACACGGGCTCGAAGATGGTCCACATGGCTCCCTACACCTCATCGTCGATCGTCTCGAAGTCGGTTGCCAGGGGTGGTGGACGCGCCTCCTACCGAGGTCTCGTCCAGGTGATGCCCGAGGCCGAGCACTCGAAGTCCACAGTTCTGTGTGACGCGCTCCTTGTCGATACGGAGTCCCGTTCCGACACGTACCCCTACGTTGACGTTCGCGTTGACGACGTCGAGATGGGCCACGAGGCCACCGTCTCGAAGGTTTCCGAGGACCAGCTGTTCTACCTCATGTCGCGCGGCATGCCCGAGGCTGAGGCCATGGCCATGATCGTTCGTGGCTTCGTTGAGCCGATCGCCCGCGAGCTACCCATGGAATACGCCCTCGAACTTAACCGCCTCATTGAGCTTCAAATGGAAGGAGCCGTCGGCTGA
- the sufD gene encoding Fe-S cluster assembly protein SufD: MTTNLSTDHSQAKLATDDPALNQQVVGTSRGDRESSFDLADFPVPNGTEEDWRFTPIKELAPFFADKLEGTLPEVTAEGVELEVVDRDDERIGTIQAPGDRSAVVAWNSFEKAYVVTVAEGAETEGIVKVKGQGGDPSSLHFHFVAETNSNSTIVVAHDGDAMLSEAIEIDVKDGAHLTFVTVQEWEEDSIHLSNNRIRLGKDASIRHIVVTLGGKIVRVTTDGEYAGTGGDMELLGAYYTDAGQHQEHRLFVKHGVPDCRSNATYKGALQGNDAHAVWIGDVLIEVEATGTDTYELNRNLVLTEGAKADSVPNLEIKTGEIEGAGHASATGRFDDEQLFYLQARGIPEDVARRLVVRGFFASLINQIGVPSIQEKLMAAIEVELDQTMAGVEA; the protein is encoded by the coding sequence ATGACGACGAATCTGTCTACCGATCATTCGCAGGCCAAGCTGGCCACCGACGACCCCGCGCTCAACCAGCAGGTCGTTGGCACATCCCGCGGAGATCGCGAGTCCTCGTTCGATCTCGCCGACTTCCCCGTTCCGAACGGAACCGAAGAGGATTGGCGCTTCACCCCGATCAAGGAGCTTGCTCCCTTCTTCGCTGACAAGCTCGAGGGAACCCTCCCCGAAGTAACGGCCGAGGGCGTTGAGCTCGAGGTTGTTGATCGCGACGATGAGCGCATCGGCACCATTCAGGCACCGGGCGACCGTTCCGCGGTTGTAGCCTGGAACTCCTTCGAAAAGGCCTATGTTGTCACGGTCGCCGAAGGCGCCGAGACCGAGGGCATCGTGAAGGTGAAGGGCCAGGGTGGCGACCCGTCCTCCCTCCACTTCCACTTCGTGGCCGAGACAAACTCGAACTCCACGATCGTGGTTGCCCACGACGGTGACGCAATGCTGTCCGAGGCCATCGAGATTGACGTCAAGGACGGCGCGCACCTGACCTTCGTGACGGTCCAGGAATGGGAAGAGGATTCGATCCACCTTTCCAACAACCGCATCCGTCTCGGTAAGGACGCCTCGATCCGCCACATCGTGGTTACGCTCGGCGGCAAGATCGTTCGCGTCACCACCGACGGCGAATACGCTGGCACGGGCGGCGACATGGAGCTGCTTGGCGCCTACTACACGGACGCTGGCCAGCACCAGGAGCACCGTCTCTTCGTCAAGCACGGAGTGCCGGACTGCCGTTCGAACGCCACCTACAAGGGTGCCCTCCAGGGCAACGACGCACACGCAGTGTGGATTGGCGACGTCCTCATCGAGGTCGAGGCCACCGGAACCGACACGTACGAGCTGAACCGCAACCTTGTTCTGACCGAAGGTGCGAAGGCCGACTCGGTCCCGAACCTTGAGATCAAGACGGGCGAGATCGAGGGTGCAGGACACGCATCCGCGACCGGTCGTTTCGATGACGAGCAGCTGTTCTACCTCCAGGCCCGCGGAATCCCGGAGGACGTGGCGCGCCGCCTCGTCGTTCGTGGCTTCTTCGCCTCGCTCATCAACCAGATCGGCGTTCCGTCGATTCAGGAGAAGCTGATGGCCGCGATCGAGGTCGAGCTCGACCAGACAATGGCTGGCGTCGAGGCATGA
- a CDS encoding non-heme iron oxygenase ferredoxin subunit has protein sequence MTFQVACQEADVDPADVMQVTLDGVDLAIARDSDGSWHAISDLCTHGNVSLSDGDVEDGGIECWKHGSVFDLRTGKPRQLPAIQPVSVYALKLENGSVWVDVDSPLN, from the coding sequence ATGACATTTCAGGTTGCGTGCCAGGAAGCAGATGTAGATCCTGCGGACGTTATGCAGGTGACCCTTGATGGGGTTGACCTGGCGATCGCTCGAGACTCTGACGGCTCCTGGCACGCCATCTCCGATCTGTGCACGCACGGCAACGTGTCGCTCTCGGACGGTGACGTGGAAGACGGCGGCATTGAATGCTGGAAGCACGGCTCCGTCTTCGACCTGCGGACGGGCAAACCCCGTCAGCTGCCCGCCATCCAACCTGTGTCGGTATACGCCCTGAAGCTGGAAAACGGCTCCGTCTGGGTCGATGTCGACAGTCCTCTCAACTAG
- the sufC gene encoding Fe-S cluster assembly ATPase SufC, with product MSNLVIKNLHVSVETNEGDKPILHGVDLTINPGEIHAIMGPNGSGKSTLAYALAGHPKYTITEGEVLLEGENIVEMPADERARAGLFLAMQYPVEVPGVTVSNFLRTAKTAIDGEAPALRTWVSDLKDSMKALRMDDDFAQRDLNTGFSGGEKKRNEILQMKLLKPKFAVLDETDSGLDVDALRIVSEGVNSVHGETNVGIALITHYTRILQYIKPDHVHVFVDGKVAESGGAELATQLENEGYDRFL from the coding sequence GTGTCCAACCTGGTAATTAAGAACCTCCACGTCTCGGTCGAGACGAACGAAGGCGACAAGCCGATCCTTCACGGCGTCGACCTCACCATCAACCCCGGCGAGATCCACGCCATCATGGGCCCGAACGGCTCCGGCAAGTCGACCCTCGCATACGCACTCGCAGGTCACCCGAAGTACACCATCACCGAAGGTGAGGTTCTCCTCGAGGGCGAGAACATCGTCGAGATGCCGGCCGATGAGCGTGCACGCGCAGGACTGTTCCTTGCTATGCAGTACCCGGTCGAGGTTCCCGGTGTCACCGTCTCGAACTTCCTCCGCACCGCGAAGACCGCGATCGACGGCGAAGCTCCCGCGCTCCGCACCTGGGTCAGCGACCTCAAGGACTCGATGAAGGCGCTCCGCATGGATGACGACTTCGCGCAGCGTGATCTCAACACCGGTTTCTCCGGTGGCGAGAAGAAGCGTAACGAGATCCTTCAAATGAAGCTCCTCAAGCCGAAGTTCGCTGTTCTCGACGAAACCGACTCCGGCCTGGACGTCGACGCGCTCCGCATTGTTTCCGAGGGAGTTAACTCGGTCCACGGCGAGACCAACGTCGGCATTGCTCTCATCACCCACTACACCCGTATCCTCCAGTACATCAAGCCGGATCACGTCCACGTGTTCGTTGATGGCAAGGTTGCTGAGTCGGGCGGCGCAGAGCTCGCCACTCAGCTCGAGAACGAAGGATACGACCGCTTCCTGTGA
- a CDS encoding SufS family cysteine desulfurase, with protein MEAEREFLTTRNGAVKRGSHLLAEEATEAYEAAREKVAAFVGGQTDEVVWTKNSTEALNLVAYSLSNASAGRGGEAASRLAIGPGDEIVVTRAEHHANLVPWQELCARTGATLKWLDVLPMGTPDQGRLDMATLDVMTERTKIVAFAHVSNVTGAVAPVAEIVAAAKAVGALVVLDACQSVPHFPVDFPSLGVDVAVFSGHKMLGPTGIGALWAKAGLLDALPVFMTGGSMVEVVTMESTTYLKAPAKFEAGTQMVSQAVGLGAAVDYLNHVGMENIHAHEVALTERMLAGISKIDGVRVVGPTSSHDRVGAVAFVVEDVHPHDVGQVLDSKGVEVRVGHHCAQPIHQVFDTFASSRASIGPYNTEADVDAFLDALSGVRAYFGVS; from the coding sequence ATCGAAGCGGAACGCGAATTCCTCACGACCAGGAACGGCGCGGTGAAGCGCGGAAGCCACCTCCTGGCGGAGGAAGCCACCGAGGCCTACGAGGCCGCCCGCGAAAAGGTTGCGGCCTTTGTCGGCGGTCAGACGGACGAGGTGGTCTGGACGAAGAACTCCACAGAGGCACTGAACCTTGTCGCCTACTCCCTGTCGAACGCATCGGCAGGGAGGGGCGGCGAGGCCGCCTCGCGGCTCGCCATCGGACCCGGCGATGAAATCGTCGTGACCCGCGCCGAGCATCACGCGAACCTCGTGCCCTGGCAGGAGCTGTGTGCACGAACGGGAGCCACCCTCAAGTGGCTTGACGTCCTCCCCATGGGAACACCCGACCAGGGACGCCTCGACATGGCGACCCTTGACGTCATGACCGAACGGACGAAGATTGTCGCCTTCGCTCACGTCTCCAATGTGACCGGAGCAGTCGCTCCCGTCGCGGAGATCGTTGCCGCTGCCAAGGCGGTTGGGGCCCTTGTCGTTCTTGACGCCTGCCAGTCCGTTCCCCATTTCCCCGTCGACTTCCCGTCGCTTGGGGTCGATGTGGCAGTTTTTTCCGGCCACAAGATGCTTGGACCCACTGGCATCGGCGCCCTCTGGGCAAAGGCCGGACTACTCGACGCTCTTCCGGTGTTCATGACCGGTGGTTCCATGGTCGAGGTTGTCACCATGGAGTCGACAACGTACCTCAAGGCCCCGGCGAAGTTCGAGGCCGGCACGCAGATGGTGTCCCAGGCGGTCGGCCTCGGAGCAGCGGTTGACTATCTGAACCACGTTGGTATGGAGAACATCCACGCTCACGAGGTTGCGCTGACAGAACGTATGCTGGCCGGGATCTCCAAGATTGATGGTGTCCGCGTCGTCGGGCCGACATCTTCCCACGACCGAGTTGGTGCCGTCGCATTCGTTGTCGAGGACGTTCACCCGCACGACGTCGGACAGGTCCTCGACTCGAAGGGCGTGGAGGTCCGCGTCGGGCACCACTGCGCCCAGCCGATCCACCAGGTGTTCGATACCTTCGCTTCGTCGCGCGCCTCGATCGGGCCGTACAATACAGAGGCAGACGTTGACGCGTTCCTTGACGCGCTTTCCGGCGTCCGAGCCTACTTTGGAGTGTCATGA
- the sufU gene encoding Fe-S cluster assembly sulfur transfer protein SufU, which yields MSELDQMYREIILDHAKLRHGHGLLENPDGESFQVNPTCGDQVTVQLNMDGDTIRELVWDGKGCSISQASISVMTGLVEGKSVAEANELLDLFTELMNSRGKGIEDEKLDRLEDASAFVGVAQFPARIKCALLGWMAMRDATIKASSMKGEGQ from the coding sequence ATGAGCGAACTAGACCAAATGTACCGGGAAATTATCCTCGACCACGCGAAACTTCGCCACGGTCACGGACTCCTCGAGAACCCGGACGGCGAGTCCTTCCAGGTCAACCCGACCTGCGGCGACCAGGTTACCGTGCAGCTCAATATGGATGGCGACACGATTAGGGAACTCGTTTGGGACGGCAAGGGATGCTCGATTTCCCAGGCGTCGATCTCGGTTATGACCGGACTCGTTGAAGGTAAGAGCGTCGCGGAAGCGAATGAACTTCTCGATCTGTTTACCGAACTGATGAACTCCCGGGGCAAGGGCATTGAGGACGAAAAGCTGGACCGCCTGGAGGATGCGTCGGCATTCGTGGGCGTCGCCCAGTTCCCGGCACGAATTAAATGCGCACTGCTTGGCTGGATGGCTATGCGCGATGCAACAATCAAGGCCAGCTCAATGAAAGGAGAAGGCCAATGA